In Chromobacterium rhizoryzae, one genomic interval encodes:
- the cas6e gene encoding type I-E CRISPR-associated protein Cas6/Cse3/CasE, which translates to MYLTQLTLDPGHPAARRDLANAYDMHRSLCRAFVAAADDIPPRFLWRLERCDAEAGVAVLLLQSPEPGHWQALAQVRAVQCKPLPLEQLIETDRRYRFRLLANPTVTRGGKRYGLLREEEQLAWLTRQLQQAGAVPQRVERSLSQQWRLRKPGGVITLQAARFDGVLAVDNAQRLRAAVAAGLGHAKAMGLGLLSLAPA; encoded by the coding sequence ATGTACCTGACACAACTGACGCTTGACCCCGGCCACCCCGCCGCGCGGCGGGATCTGGCCAATGCCTACGACATGCACCGCAGCCTATGCCGCGCCTTCGTCGCCGCGGCCGACGATATCCCGCCGCGCTTTCTGTGGCGGCTGGAACGCTGCGACGCAGAAGCCGGCGTAGCCGTATTGCTGCTGCAATCGCCGGAGCCTGGCCATTGGCAGGCACTGGCGCAAGTGCGAGCCGTACAATGCAAGCCGCTGCCGCTGGAGCAACTGATCGAGACGGATCGCCGCTATCGTTTCCGCCTGCTGGCCAATCCCACCGTCACCCGTGGCGGCAAACGCTATGGTCTGCTGCGGGAAGAAGAGCAACTGGCCTGGCTGACGCGGCAGTTGCAGCAGGCCGGCGCCGTGCCGCAGCGGGTGGAGCGCAGTCTCAGCCAGCAGTGGCGGCTGCGCAAGCCGGGCGGCGTCATCACCCTGCAAGCGGCGCGTTTCGACGGCGTGCTGGCGGTGGACAACGCCCAACGGCTGCGCGCGGCGGTGGCCGCCGGCCTGGGGCACGCCAAGGCCATGGGCCTGGGCCTGCTGTCCCTGGCTCCGGCTTAA
- the cas3 gene encoding CRISPR-associated helicase Cas3': METSLSVAVRSLWAKSGEESGHGLLCHMLDVAAVASVLLEWCLAAPETAPDWFGLPSESLNGWLAALVGLHDLGKATPGFQAKWEAGRLQVERAGLPFSSVVALAQDRHDLASAALLPGLLQAEGVPRLWAQDAAQAVSAHHGFNFTSLGAGAPLREPAIWKQTRQSLFQAYWHTLAPSDVPPDHSLPLLAVEWLAGLTSVCDWIGSNADWFPPGERGDTPSAHYHAARRLAESALSSPDKLGWPSSRLLLHQQACSCDAILARLLSAEASVQARPLQLTGDALLVQGSGPALMLVEAPMGEGKTELAFIAALRLQARQHHRGFYLALPTQATGNAMFERTLAFLRAFASGERQDIQLLHGGAAMNQTVAHLREIWDQHGNDAVGSSGWFAQRRRGLLSPYGVGTVDQALFSVLNVKHHFVRLWGLANKVVVLDEVHAYDTYTGRLIETLLAWLKALGCSVILMSATLPDTRRARLLQAWGVDERELPSPAYPRILLVDDAGARGATFNAREQQPIAVTGLPEGLDHIAAAARLALEQDGCGVVIVNTVDRAQQLYQLLRPYCPSDGMLLLFHARFPAEQRRQLEQQVLSTFGSSPAMGSRPKRALLIATQVAEQSLDIDFDFMISDLCPVDLLLQRAGRLHRHQRKQRPAAHAQPRLQVAGLLADVVPELEQTGWGRVYGDYLCLVTWAVLQNEPVWRLPQDIDRLVQAVYAPWPDLDHLPEALRERLEMVERTRHGAKANFQAQLAQQIALDLQSEAAIAYIGKPHGADEDDTLALRNRTRLGDDSLTVIPVWVDADGRWRPEPDGASFDPQQAVSDALAQRLFERHIKLSRRQLVLHLLEQPGYPALSEHPLLSHCHVLPLTKDGDYQMGEVRVSLDPRLGLIYGLRA; encoded by the coding sequence ATGGAAACATCATTGAGTGTGGCGGTGCGCAGCTTGTGGGCCAAAAGTGGCGAAGAGAGTGGACATGGCCTGCTGTGTCACATGTTGGATGTGGCTGCCGTAGCCTCCGTGCTGTTGGAGTGGTGCCTGGCTGCGCCAGAGACGGCTCCGGACTGGTTTGGCCTGCCGTCAGAGTCCCTGAATGGGTGGCTGGCCGCCTTGGTGGGTTTGCATGATCTCGGCAAAGCCACTCCGGGGTTTCAGGCCAAGTGGGAAGCCGGGCGCTTACAAGTTGAGCGCGCCGGCTTGCCATTCTCATCGGTGGTGGCGCTGGCGCAAGACCGGCATGACTTGGCCAGTGCGGCCTTGCTGCCGGGCTTGTTGCAGGCCGAGGGCGTGCCGCGATTATGGGCGCAGGATGCGGCACAGGCTGTCAGCGCCCACCACGGTTTCAACTTTACCTCCTTGGGCGCTGGTGCTCCGCTGCGCGAACCGGCTATTTGGAAGCAGACAAGGCAGAGTCTATTCCAGGCCTATTGGCACACCCTGGCGCCGTCTGATGTTCCGCCGGATCATTCATTGCCGCTGCTTGCAGTGGAGTGGCTGGCCGGTCTGACTAGCGTATGCGATTGGATCGGCTCTAACGCTGACTGGTTTCCGCCTGGAGAGCGAGGCGATACGCCATCCGCCCACTATCACGCCGCCAGACGTTTGGCGGAATCGGCGCTGTCTTCCCCTGACAAACTAGGCTGGCCATCCAGCCGGCTCTTATTGCATCAACAGGCCTGTTCTTGTGACGCGATATTGGCGCGGCTGCTGAGCGCGGAGGCCTCTGTACAGGCGAGGCCGCTGCAACTAACCGGCGACGCTTTGTTGGTTCAGGGAAGCGGCCCGGCGCTAATGTTGGTGGAAGCGCCGATGGGAGAAGGCAAGACCGAACTGGCTTTTATCGCGGCCTTGCGTTTGCAGGCGCGCCAACATCACCGTGGCTTCTATCTGGCGCTGCCTACCCAAGCCACCGGCAATGCCATGTTCGAGCGGACCTTGGCCTTTCTGCGCGCATTCGCCTCCGGGGAGCGGCAGGATATCCAGCTATTGCATGGCGGGGCCGCCATGAATCAGACCGTTGCGCATTTGCGCGAGATCTGGGATCAGCATGGTAATGACGCGGTGGGCTCCTCCGGCTGGTTTGCCCAACGTCGGCGCGGCTTGTTGTCTCCCTATGGCGTGGGCACTGTGGACCAGGCCTTGTTTTCTGTATTGAACGTCAAACATCACTTTGTCCGGCTATGGGGGCTGGCCAATAAGGTGGTGGTTTTGGACGAGGTGCATGCCTACGACACCTATACCGGTCGCTTGATTGAAACCTTGCTGGCTTGGCTGAAAGCCTTGGGTTGCTCGGTCATCTTGATGAGCGCCACTTTGCCGGATACACGGCGCGCGCGTTTATTGCAGGCCTGGGGCGTGGATGAGCGCGAGCTGCCGTCGCCGGCCTATCCGCGGATATTGCTGGTGGATGACGCCGGAGCGCGTGGCGCCACCTTTAACGCGCGTGAACAGCAGCCTATCGCCGTGACCGGCCTCCCGGAGGGCTTGGACCACATCGCCGCCGCCGCGCGGCTTGCCTTGGAGCAGGACGGGTGTGGCGTGGTCATCGTGAATACCGTGGACCGGGCACAGCAGCTGTACCAGCTATTGCGGCCATATTGTCCGTCAGATGGCATGCTGTTGCTGTTTCATGCCCGCTTCCCCGCCGAGCAGCGCCGGCAGCTGGAGCAGCAAGTGTTGTCCACTTTCGGCTCCTCTCCCGCCATGGGCTCGCGTCCCAAGCGTGCTTTGCTGATTGCGACGCAAGTGGCGGAGCAAAGCCTGGACATTGATTTCGATTTCATGATTTCCGATCTCTGTCCCGTCGACCTTCTATTGCAACGCGCCGGCCGCTTGCACCGGCATCAACGCAAACAACGCCCGGCGGCGCACGCGCAACCACGATTGCAAGTGGCCGGCTTGCTAGCCGACGTGGTGCCCGAACTGGAGCAGACCGGCTGGGGACGGGTGTATGGCGATTACCTCTGCCTGGTGACCTGGGCCGTGCTGCAAAACGAGCCAGTCTGGCGGCTGCCGCAGGACATCGACCGCCTGGTGCAGGCGGTGTACGCGCCCTGGCCGGATTTGGATCATTTGCCGGAGGCCTTGCGCGAACGGCTTGAAATGGTGGAACGCACCCGTCATGGCGCCAAGGCCAATTTTCAGGCGCAGTTGGCGCAGCAGATTGCGCTGGATCTACAGAGTGAGGCCGCCATCGCTTACATCGGCAAGCCGCATGGCGCTGATGAAGACGATACCTTGGCCTTGCGCAACCGCACCCGGCTGGGGGATGACAGCCTGACCGTGATTCCGGTCTGGGTCGATGCCGATGGGCGCTGGCGGCCTGAGCCGGATGGCGCATCGTTCGATCCGCAGCAAGCCGTGTCGGATGCGCTTGCCCAAAGACTGTTTGAACGGCACATCAAATTGTCGCGCCGACAGCTGGTCCTGCATTTACTGGAGCAACCTGGGTATCCGGCTTTGAGCGAGCATCCCTTGCTCAGTCATTGCCATGTATTGCCGTTGACAAAGGACGGCGATTACCAGATGGGAGAGGTGCGCGTATCGCTGGACCCGCGCTTGGGGCTGATTTATGGGTTGCGGGCATGA
- the casA gene encoding type I-E CRISPR-associated protein Cse1/CasA → MNKTVNLLDAAWLPVRYLDGRVAEIGLVQLFADTDRIAALADTAPPSLLAEYRLLLAILNRALRRGFGRWDSADLARCYREGLPVAAIHDYLEHWRGAFNLFDPQRPFMQVAALAQDEATRDKAKPWSQISLASSIGNSPVLFDHSIDSQPSAIPAAEALRHLLGFLQFTPGGLVKTLRDSDKAGPLANTAASLPLGQTLAQTLLLALHPSGPDDDLPAWEKPQPTIAQLRAEPTLASGHNDRYTRLSRAVLLLPEPDGVTVRQLRFAAGLALADNEQAPDAMASYRMGVNNMVRLSFGEGRAFWRDLGALLPPNSADDKAHSLAAATLGWARHLQHRLGQTEPLSVMILGLSSNQAKLERWRAERFELPQRVLEQAEGAEEVRGKLREAEELYSKLRLVMAGMLAAVMPDPGHKDTRGRARAQLDAGPAPAAYFSALESRWPQLLERIGAEALEHADVYWRDALRRAAKLAWDAACRQLGGNAAALKALALAEPGYLALIRPLTQASTQEENNHV, encoded by the coding sequence ATGAATAAAACTGTCAACCTACTGGACGCCGCTTGGCTCCCGGTCCGCTACCTGGATGGGCGCGTGGCCGAGATCGGCCTGGTGCAGCTATTCGCCGATACCGACCGCATCGCCGCCCTGGCCGACACCGCGCCGCCCAGTCTGCTAGCCGAGTACCGTCTGCTGCTGGCCATCCTCAATCGTGCGCTGCGGCGCGGCTTTGGGCGCTGGGATAGTGCCGATCTGGCGCGCTGCTACCGCGAAGGCCTGCCGGTGGCCGCCATTCACGACTATCTGGAGCATTGGCGCGGCGCCTTCAATCTGTTCGATCCGCAGCGCCCCTTTATGCAGGTGGCGGCCCTGGCCCAAGACGAAGCCACTCGCGACAAGGCCAAGCCTTGGTCGCAGATTTCCCTGGCCAGCAGCATCGGCAACAGCCCGGTGCTCTTTGATCATTCTATTGATAGTCAACCCTCCGCCATTCCCGCTGCCGAAGCGCTACGCCATTTGCTGGGCTTTTTGCAGTTCACCCCGGGTGGCTTGGTGAAAACCCTGCGCGACTCCGACAAGGCCGGGCCGCTGGCCAATACCGCCGCCAGTCTGCCCCTAGGGCAAACCCTGGCGCAAACCCTGTTGTTGGCCCTGCACCCGTCGGGGCCGGACGATGACCTGCCTGCCTGGGAAAAACCCCAGCCCACCATAGCCCAATTACGCGCCGAACCCACGCTGGCCAGCGGCCACAACGACCGCTACACCCGGCTGAGCCGTGCCGTGTTGCTGCTGCCCGAGCCCGATGGCGTCACTGTGCGGCAGCTGCGTTTTGCCGCTGGGTTGGCGTTGGCCGACAACGAACAAGCGCCGGACGCCATGGCCAGCTATCGCATGGGCGTCAACAATATGGTGCGGCTGAGCTTTGGCGAGGGCCGGGCGTTTTGGCGCGATTTGGGCGCCTTGCTGCCGCCGAACTCCGCCGACGACAAAGCGCATTCGCTGGCGGCGGCCACCCTGGGCTGGGCCCGGCATTTGCAGCACAGACTGGGGCAGACCGAGCCGCTGAGCGTGATGATCTTGGGTCTGTCCAGCAATCAGGCCAAGCTGGAGCGCTGGCGCGCCGAGCGTTTTGAACTGCCACAACGCGTGCTGGAGCAAGCGGAGGGCGCGGAAGAAGTCCGCGGCAAGCTGCGCGAAGCCGAAGAACTGTACAGCAAGCTGCGCCTGGTCATGGCCGGCATGTTGGCCGCCGTCATGCCAGACCCGGGCCACAAGGACACGCGAGGCCGGGCGCGGGCGCAACTGGACGCCGGCCCGGCGCCGGCGGCCTACTTCAGCGCGCTGGAAAGCCGCTGGCCGCAGTTGTTGGAGCGGATAGGCGCGGAAGCGTTGGAACACGCCGACGTCTATTGGCGGGACGCGCTGCGCCGTGCGGCCAAGCTGGCCTGGGACGCCGCTTGCCGCCAATTGGGCGGCAACGCCGCCGCGCTGAAAGCGCTGGCGCTGGCCGAGCCCGGCTACCTGGCTTTGATCCGTCCCTTGACCCAAGCATCCACGCAAGAGGAGAACAATCATGTCTGA
- the hxsA gene encoding His-Xaa-Ser repeat protein HxsA: MSKFIKSLTLFLAGLPLVSGKASAATLNDAPALEPLKLDPVQLRPLNGPLDNLFASHRSHSSHSSHSSHSSHSSHYSGSGGGYSYNPAPIDDSGSSSNSTIYPRSHSTPSYNRSRPTAAASAPATQTNSVQSLAEKRRLQIMRVQIALTRLKLYSGGIDGVFGTATRAALTRYQTMQGLPVTSLMTTETLNSLGVPAAR; encoded by the coding sequence ATGAGCAAGTTCATTAAATCACTCACCCTCTTCCTGGCCGGACTACCGCTGGTCTCGGGAAAGGCAAGCGCCGCCACGCTGAACGATGCGCCGGCGTTAGAGCCGCTGAAACTTGACCCGGTGCAACTCCGCCCGCTGAACGGCCCGCTGGACAATCTGTTCGCATCGCACCGCTCCCACTCCAGCCATAGCTCACATTCATCGCACTCCTCCCACTCTTCTCATTACTCCGGGTCTGGTGGCGGCTACAGCTATAACCCCGCCCCCATAGACGACAGCGGCAGTTCATCCAACAGCACGATCTACCCGCGCAGCCACTCAACCCCCTCTTACAACCGTTCCAGGCCCACCGCCGCGGCCAGCGCCCCTGCCACGCAAACCAACTCGGTTCAATCCTTGGCCGAAAAGAGAAGGCTGCAAATCATGCGGGTACAGATTGCACTGACCCGCCTGAAGCTTTACAGCGGCGGCATTGACGGCGTGTTCGGCACGGCAACCCGGGCGGCGCTCACCCGCTACCAAACCATGCAAGGCCTGCCGGTCACCAGCTTGATGACGACCGAAACCTTGAACAGCCTGGGAGTGCCCGCCGCGCGCTAA
- a CDS encoding aminoglycoside 6-adenylyltransferase: MLSLAPQNPRLESAIAWAHSRPDVDALILTGSFARDDGSADIHSDLDLEIIGPNPAALAANDGWLRDIGPLLTVLRLGEGQAWPTRLAIYGDGVKLDLTLAGPARLQAMREHGLDPLYQRGYRVLLDKTGVAQDLPAPQGRPAAPALPSEERFRERVEEFWFEAFHIPTYLARGELFVVKFRDWTMKELLLEMLEWHAHSRPGAAADCWHIGTRLQHWAEPAHWQALHQVFGRFDAADAERAFHATLRLYSQVAREVAARAGFDYPAAVEAGIRDLIRAPA; encoded by the coding sequence ATGTTGAGCCTCGCCCCGCAAAACCCGCGCTTGGAAAGCGCCATCGCCTGGGCGCACAGCCGCCCGGACGTGGACGCGCTGATCCTCACCGGCTCCTTTGCCCGCGACGACGGCAGCGCCGACATTCACTCCGATCTGGACCTGGAAATCATCGGCCCGAACCCGGCGGCGCTGGCCGCGAACGACGGCTGGCTGCGCGACATCGGCCCCCTGCTCACCGTGCTGCGCCTGGGCGAAGGCCAAGCCTGGCCCACCCGCCTGGCCATCTACGGCGACGGCGTCAAACTCGACCTCACCCTGGCCGGCCCCGCCCGGCTGCAAGCCATGCGCGAGCATGGGCTGGACCCGCTGTACCAGCGCGGCTACCGCGTGCTGCTGGACAAAACCGGCGTGGCCCAAGACCTGCCCGCGCCGCAAGGCCGCCCCGCCGCTCCGGCCTTGCCCAGCGAGGAGCGCTTCCGCGAACGGGTGGAGGAATTCTGGTTCGAGGCCTTTCACATCCCCACATACCTGGCGCGCGGCGAGCTGTTCGTCGTCAAATTCAGGGACTGGACCATGAAGGAACTGCTGCTGGAAATGCTGGAATGGCACGCCCATAGCCGCCCCGGCGCAGCGGCGGACTGCTGGCATATCGGCACCCGGCTGCAACACTGGGCCGAGCCGGCACACTGGCAGGCGCTGCATCAGGTATTTGGCCGCTTCGACGCCGCCGACGCCGAACGCGCCTTCCACGCCACGCTGCGGCTGTACAGCCAAGTGGCGCGCGAAGTGGCCGCCCGCGCCGGCTTCGACTACCCGGCCGCGGTGGAAGCCGGCATCCGCGACTTGATCCGCGCGCCGGCCTAA
- the cas5e gene encoding type I-E CRISPR-associated protein Cas5/CasD has product MATLLLRLAGPMQAWGTTSRFDERDSGLEPSKSGVIGLICAALGRDRAQAVDDLAALRMGVRVDREGLLMRDYQTATGVLLASGKADLKRTVISPRYYLADAVFLVGLEGDAGLLRHIQQALRQPHWPLALGRKSMPPSQPVWLEEGVQEHELEDCLRHRWPRLAPPQREQAGQPLRLMLEHPSEGAVRLDQPVAPFAERRFGPRFVKSEVADVPDTTDA; this is encoded by the coding sequence ATGGCCACCCTGCTGCTCAGGCTGGCCGGCCCCATGCAAGCCTGGGGCACCACCAGCCGCTTCGACGAACGCGACAGCGGTCTGGAACCCTCCAAGTCCGGCGTTATCGGCTTGATCTGCGCTGCGCTGGGGCGCGACCGCGCGCAAGCGGTGGACGATCTGGCCGCGCTGCGCATGGGGGTCCGGGTGGATAGAGAGGGCCTGCTGATGCGCGACTACCAAACCGCCACCGGCGTATTGCTCGCTTCAGGCAAGGCCGATCTCAAGCGCACCGTGATCAGCCCCCGCTACTACCTGGCCGACGCGGTGTTTCTGGTGGGGCTGGAAGGCGACGCCGGCCTGCTGCGCCATATCCAGCAAGCCTTGCGTCAGCCGCATTGGCCGCTGGCCTTAGGCCGCAAATCCATGCCGCCGTCGCAGCCGGTTTGGCTGGAAGAGGGCGTGCAGGAGCATGAGCTGGAAGATTGCCTGCGCCATCGTTGGCCGCGCTTGGCTCCGCCCCAGCGCGAGCAAGCCGGTCAGCCGCTGCGCCTGATGTTGGAACATCCGTCGGAAGGCGCGGTGAGGCTGGACCAACCCGTGGCGCCGTTTGCCGAACGCCGCTTCGGCCCCCGCTTTGTCAAATCGGAGGTGGCGGATGTACCTGACACAACTGACGCTTGA
- a CDS encoding cold-shock protein, producing METGIVKFFNDAKGFGFITPDNGGDDLFAHFSEIRADGFKSLHEGQKVSYTRAMGQKGPAATAIQPL from the coding sequence ATGGAAACTGGTATCGTTAAATTTTTCAATGACGCAAAAGGTTTTGGCTTTATTACCCCGGACAATGGCGGCGATGATCTTTTCGCTCACTTTTCCGAAATTCGCGCAGACGGCTTCAAGTCCCTGCATGAAGGTCAAAAAGTAAGCTACACCCGAGCAATGGGCCAGAAAGGCCCGGCTGCAACCGCGATCCAGCCGCTCTAA
- the cas7e gene encoding type I-E CRISPR-associated protein Cas7/Cse4/CasC, with amino-acid sequence MSLFIEFHLIQNFAPSNLNRDDTGAPKDAVFGGYRRARVSSQCFKRAVRLQADFPAANQGVRTKKLLELLREQLQQRFGLAGEELDGRIESALAAAGLKLKEDGKTEYLLFLGQQEIDGFASLIHAHWDELAPSANGEKKSKKDVKANVPPELAKQAKAIMNGGKALDVALFGRMLADLPEVNQDAACQVAHAISTHQVVRDFDYFTAVDDKGSADETGAGMIGQVEFNSATFYRYAALDPAKLAGNLQGDRELALAGVRALVQAMARAIPSGKQNTFAAHNPPSFIGIAVRHASPLNLANAFEKPVYARNGEALTGQSVAALAGYDDKLAGPYGDARDAWAYIDLTDAWPQAKGERQTSLAALADWAAQQAGAAWER; translated from the coding sequence ATGAGTCTGTTTATCGAATTTCATCTGATTCAGAACTTCGCGCCGTCCAATCTTAACCGCGACGATACCGGCGCGCCCAAGGACGCCGTTTTCGGCGGCTACCGCCGCGCGCGCGTCAGCAGCCAGTGCTTCAAACGCGCTGTACGTCTGCAAGCGGATTTTCCCGCCGCCAATCAAGGCGTGCGCACCAAAAAACTGCTGGAACTGCTGCGTGAGCAACTCCAGCAGCGTTTCGGCCTGGCCGGGGAAGAACTGGACGGCCGCATTGAAAGCGCATTGGCCGCCGCCGGGCTCAAACTCAAGGAAGACGGCAAGACCGAATACCTGCTCTTTTTGGGCCAGCAGGAGATAGACGGTTTCGCCAGCCTGATTCACGCCCACTGGGATGAGCTGGCCCCGTCGGCCAATGGCGAGAAAAAGAGCAAGAAAGACGTCAAGGCCAATGTGCCGCCGGAACTGGCCAAACAGGCCAAGGCCATCATGAACGGCGGCAAGGCGCTGGACGTGGCCTTGTTCGGCCGCATGCTGGCGGACCTGCCGGAAGTCAACCAGGATGCCGCCTGCCAGGTGGCGCACGCCATCAGCACCCATCAAGTGGTGCGTGACTTCGACTACTTCACCGCCGTGGACGACAAAGGCAGTGCCGATGAAACCGGCGCCGGCATGATAGGCCAGGTGGAATTCAACTCCGCCACCTTCTACCGCTACGCCGCGCTGGACCCGGCCAAGCTGGCGGGCAATCTGCAAGGCGACCGTGAGCTGGCGCTCGCCGGCGTGCGCGCGCTGGTGCAAGCCATGGCCCGCGCCATTCCCAGCGGCAAGCAAAACACCTTTGCCGCCCACAACCCGCCCAGCTTCATCGGCATCGCCGTCCGCCATGCCAGCCCGCTCAACCTGGCCAATGCTTTTGAAAAACCTGTTTACGCCCGCAACGGCGAAGCGCTCACCGGCCAATCCGTGGCGGCGCTCGCGGGTTACGATGACAAGCTGGCCGGTCCCTATGGCGACGCGCGCGACGCCTGGGCCTATATCGACCTGACCGACGCCTGGCCGCAGGCCAAAGGCGAGCGGCAAACCAGCCTGGCGGCGCTGGCGGATTGGGCCGCCCAACAGGCCGGCGCCGCATGGGAGCGGTGA
- the cas1e gene encoding type I-E CRISPR-associated endonuclease Cas1e — MAQWLPPLKPLPIKERLSVLFVERCQLDVLDGAFVAVDAGGVRTHIPVGGVACLMLEPGVRASHAACKLAAQVGTLLVWVGEAGVRLYSAGQPGGARADRLLYQARLALDDDARLKVVREMYRRRFGEEPPQRRSVEQLRGIEGARVRALYQQLAQHYGVKWRARNYDREDWDQADVPNRCLSAATACLYGVAEAAVLAAGYAPAIGFIHSGKPLSFVYDVADIYKFETVAPVAFAVAAKPSANVEREVRQRCRDMFRKTRLLERIIPDIETLLAAGGLDAPQQQGVVEAAFPEEEGLGDAGHRT, encoded by the coding sequence ATGGCGCAATGGCTGCCGCCGCTCAAGCCGCTCCCCATCAAGGAGCGGCTGTCGGTGCTGTTTGTCGAACGCTGTCAGTTGGATGTGCTGGACGGCGCCTTTGTCGCCGTGGACGCGGGCGGCGTGCGCACCCACATCCCGGTGGGCGGCGTGGCCTGCCTGATGCTGGAACCCGGCGTCCGCGCCTCCCACGCCGCCTGCAAGCTGGCAGCCCAAGTGGGCACGCTGCTGGTGTGGGTGGGCGAGGCCGGCGTCCGGCTCTATTCCGCCGGCCAGCCCGGCGGCGCGCGGGCCGATCGCCTGCTCTATCAGGCCCGGCTGGCGCTGGACGACGACGCCCGGCTCAAAGTGGTGCGGGAAATGTACCGCCGCCGGTTTGGAGAGGAACCGCCGCAACGGCGCAGCGTGGAGCAATTGCGCGGCATTGAAGGCGCGCGGGTGCGCGCCCTATACCAGCAACTGGCCCAGCACTATGGCGTGAAATGGCGGGCGCGCAATTACGACCGCGAAGACTGGGACCAGGCCGATGTCCCCAACCGCTGCCTGTCGGCCGCCACCGCCTGCCTGTATGGCGTGGCCGAAGCGGCGGTGCTGGCCGCCGGCTACGCTCCCGCCATCGGCTTCATCCACAGCGGCAAGCCGCTGTCCTTCGTATACGATGTGGCCGACATCTACAAATTTGAAACCGTGGCGCCGGTGGCGTTTGCGGTGGCGGCCAAGCCGTCGGCAAATGTGGAGCGGGAAGTGAGGCAGCGCTGCCGCGACATGTTCCGCAAAACCAGGCTGTTGGAACGCATCATCCCGGACATTGAAACGCTGCTGGCGGCCGGTGGTCTGGACGCGCCGCAGCAGCAGGGCGTGGTGGAAGCCGCTTTCCCTGAGGAGGAAGGGTTGGGAGATGCTGGTCATCGTACTTGA
- the casB gene encoding type I-E CRISPR-associated protein Cse2/CasB, with protein sequence MSELAQDFVKHLQTLAERNRGALAELRRSAGFAPGAYPPAYPHVERFVPTDSHAEDSFRRALYLTAALFAQLPKQQTGRSFAQAFGALWRQRDSASLEQRFVTLLDAEPETLPNYLRQAFSLLAAEQQGLDYAALLQDLARWLSSWQPQRYDGVSGRDLVRRNWARDFYRQSAPLND encoded by the coding sequence ATGTCTGAACTGGCGCAGGACTTCGTCAAACACCTGCAAACCCTGGCGGAGCGCAACCGCGGCGCACTGGCCGAGCTGCGCCGCAGCGCCGGTTTCGCGCCGGGCGCCTACCCGCCGGCCTACCCCCATGTCGAGCGCTTTGTGCCAACGGACAGCCATGCCGAGGATAGCTTCCGCCGCGCGCTCTACCTGACCGCCGCGCTGTTTGCCCAACTGCCCAAGCAACAAACCGGCCGCAGCTTTGCCCAGGCCTTTGGCGCGCTGTGGCGGCAGCGGGACAGCGCCAGCCTGGAGCAGCGCTTCGTCACGCTGCTGGATGCCGAACCGGAAACACTGCCCAACTATCTGAGGCAAGCCTTCTCGCTATTGGCGGCTGAGCAGCAAGGCTTGGACTACGCCGCGCTGCTGCAAGATCTGGCCCGCTGGCTATCGTCCTGGCAGCCGCAGCGCTACGACGGCGTCAGCGGCCGCGATCTGGTGCGCCGTAACTGGGCGCGAGACTTTTATCGCCAATCCGCCCCCCTGAACGACTGA
- the cas2e gene encoding type I-E CRISPR-associated endoribonuclease Cas2e — protein MLVIVLENAPPRLRGRLAIWLLEIRAGVYVGAYNRKIRDYLWQQVETGLEDGNAVMAWQTVNEAGFDFVTLGVNRRMPVAFDGAQLVSFLPLPTDDAVEASASFPAP, from the coding sequence ATGCTGGTCATCGTACTTGAAAACGCTCCCCCCAGACTGCGCGGCCGGCTGGCCATCTGGCTGCTGGAAATTCGCGCCGGCGTTTATGTGGGCGCTTACAATCGCAAGATTCGCGACTACTTGTGGCAGCAAGTGGAAACCGGGCTGGAAGACGGCAATGCCGTCATGGCCTGGCAAACCGTCAATGAAGCCGGCTTCGATTTTGTCACCCTGGGCGTCAACCGCCGCATGCCGGTGGCTTTCGACGGCGCACAGCTGGTTTCTTTTCTACCTCTACCAACCGATGACGCCGTCGAGGCATCGGCCTCATTTCCTGCACCGTGA